A genomic region of [Eubacterium] eligens ATCC 27750 contains the following coding sequences:
- a CDS encoding cell division FtsA domain-containing protein → MDNTQSRKETLVFGLDIGTRSIVGVVGYMERNRFKVIAMAEQKHETRAMLDGQIHDIYKVGDTIRKVKNSLENQLGRELSEVCIAAAGRVLKTINSSAEYEFEEETRVTQEHIYSLNLLAVENAHNKINEKEDKARFYCVGNTPIRYQLNGYDINNLEGHKASKISVELIATFLPEEVVDGLYEAVEYAGLNVESLTLEPIAAMNIAIPEQYRLLNIGLVDVGAGTSDICLTKDGCIIAYGMIPCAGDEITECIAKTYLVDFNTAEKIKMSASSKKKGLVTFKDIMGITQKVDALEIRNAAADVVDAMAKDVAEKIIELNGGKPVNAVFVVGGGGKIPGYTERVADCLGIPHQRVAVRGEEVLTSVDFQVDNFKKDSLYVTPVGICTNYYTQKNNFVFVTVNKERIKLYDTSNLTVVDAVMQIGFPNEKLFPRRGAEINFTVNGKSRLVRGSAGEGAVVTLNGRPANLHTPIEQNDIIVVTESTVGEPASITIGQLEEFNSQITFIVNDKTIVCPRFAYVNGELKSEFYDINDGDKIRMENFYTVAQLFEFLDLDYKTLNVTVNNEPADKNTKVYENFTVRTSSLEEYNENIMASEKLQEAEEVDDSSSEEPVKQPVNITIIVNGQRVVLSGKTNYIVVDLFQFYPFDLTMVRGNLVFLHNGNDADYSSPLNDGDVIELRWEDK, encoded by the coding sequence GATACAATCAGAAAAGTTAAGAATTCTCTTGAAAACCAGCTTGGAAGGGAACTTTCAGAAGTATGCATAGCTGCTGCTGGACGAGTTCTTAAAACTATTAATTCGTCTGCTGAGTATGAATTTGAAGAGGAAACACGGGTTACGCAGGAACATATCTATTCACTTAATCTTCTGGCGGTTGAGAATGCACATAATAAGATTAACGAAAAAGAAGATAAAGCAAGATTTTATTGTGTCGGAAACACCCCTATAAGATATCAGCTTAACGGCTATGATATTAATAATCTTGAGGGGCATAAGGCTTCTAAGATTTCAGTTGAACTTATTGCTACATTTTTGCCGGAAGAGGTAGTTGATGGACTTTATGAGGCTGTTGAATATGCCGGACTTAATGTTGAAAGTCTTACATTAGAGCCTATAGCAGCCATGAATATAGCAATTCCTGAGCAGTACAGGCTTCTTAACATAGGGCTTGTAGATGTAGGTGCAGGAACATCAGATATCTGTCTTACAAAGGATGGCTGTATAATTGCATACGGCATGATACCTTGCGCAGGTGATGAGATAACAGAGTGCATCGCAAAAACTTACCTTGTTGATTTTAATACTGCTGAAAAGATTAAAATGTCTGCAAGCTCTAAGAAAAAAGGGCTTGTAACATTTAAAGATATAATGGGTATCACGCAGAAGGTAGATGCACTTGAAATAAGAAATGCAGCAGCTGATGTTGTGGATGCGATGGCAAAGGATGTTGCAGAAAAGATTATTGAGCTTAATGGCGGTAAGCCTGTAAATGCTGTGTTTGTTGTCGGAGGTGGTGGCAAGATACCAGGTTATACAGAAAGAGTGGCTGATTGTCTTGGAATACCGCACCAGAGAGTAGCAGTAAGAGGTGAAGAAGTACTTACATCAGTTGATTTTCAGGTTGACAATTTCAAGAAGGATTCATTATATGTAACTCCTGTCGGTATATGCACTAATTATTATACGCAAAAGAACAATTTTGTATTTGTTACTGTTAATAAAGAACGAATAAAGCTCTATGATACAAGTAATCTTACAGTTGTAGATGCTGTTATGCAGATTGGCTTCCCTAATGAAAAGCTTTTCCCAAGAAGAGGAGCAGAGATTAACTTTACTGTTAATGGAAAGTCAAGACTTGTAAGGGGAAGTGCCGGGGAAGGTGCAGTTGTTACGCTTAATGGAAGACCGGCTAATCTTCATACTCCGATAGAACAGAATGATATAATAGTTGTAACAGAATCTACAGTAGGAGAACCGGCAAGCATAACAATAGGACAGCTTGAAGAGTTTAATTCCCAGATAACATTTATAGTAAATGATAAAACTATCGTCTGCCCAAGATTTGCATATGTCAATGGAGAGTTAAAGTCAGAGTTCTATGATATTAATGATGGCGATAAAATCCGTATGGAGAATTTCTATACTGTTGCACAGCTTTTTGAGTTTCTTGACTTGGATTATAAGACACTTAATGTAACTGTTAATAATGAACCAGCAGATAAGAATACTAAAGTATATGAGAACTTTACGGTAAGAACATCTTCATTAGAGGAATATAATGAGAACATTATGGCATCAGAAAAGCTGCAGGAAGCAGAAGAAGTTGATGATAGTTCATCAGAAGAACCGGTTAAACAGCCGGTTAATATAACTATTATAGTTAATGGACAGAGAGTTGTTTTATCAGGCAAAACTAATTATATAGTTGTTGACCTGTTCCAGTTCTATCCATTTGATCTTACAATGGTAAGGGGAAATCTTGTATTCTTACATAACGGAAATGATGCTGATTATTCATCGCCACTTAATGATGGTGATGTTATAGAGCTTCGCTGGGAGGATAAATAA